A region of Armatimonadota bacterium DNA encodes the following proteins:
- the secY gene encoding preprotein translocase subunit SecY: protein MLASLMAAFRVPDLKKRITFLFMMFAVYVIGLHISVPGVNTEILSERLSGGLFDILNAFTGGAFKKYTIFAMGIMPYINASIIMQLLTIAIPQLEELQKEGAAGQKKIRLWTRWLTGVLAVFQAFGTTTWLRSMGAIQSSGGMFDLTIWWIALTLAAGTAFLMWMGEQITDKGIGNGVSIVIFAGIVAYLPSQVFTTLEVAITNKSWGSLIVLALLFVGTVAFMIAFTQAQRKIPIQHVKRVVGNKMYGGQSSFLPLKVNSAGVIPIIFAVSIQYFPLTVVNIFTHGDPQTRFGEIAQSFAHSIAPGATWWGSLFYALMIIGFTYFYTAVTFNVKDVSDNLKKWGSFIPGIRPGKPTQDYLDKIMTRITLSGAIFLAIVALLQYYVPSITGIQTFSLVGGTSLLIVVGVALETMQAIESHLLMRHYEGFIK from the coding sequence ATGCTTGCATCGTTGATGGCAGCGTTTAGAGTTCCGGACTTGAAGAAGAGGATAACGTTCCTTTTCATGATGTTTGCTGTCTATGTGATCGGGCTGCATATTTCCGTTCCCGGTGTAAACACTGAGATATTGTCCGAGAGGCTCAGTGGTGGTCTATTTGATATTCTCAATGCATTTACCGGCGGCGCGTTCAAGAAGTATACGATCTTCGCAATGGGCATTATGCCTTACATCAATGCGTCGATTATTATGCAGCTTTTGACAATTGCAATTCCGCAGTTGGAAGAGCTGCAAAAAGAAGGCGCCGCGGGTCAGAAGAAGATCAGGCTTTGGACTCGATGGCTGACAGGTGTTCTCGCAGTGTTTCAAGCGTTTGGAACAACAACCTGGCTTCGTTCGATGGGTGCTATACAGTCGTCGGGCGGAATGTTCGATCTTACCATCTGGTGGATAGCGCTTACGCTTGCGGCGGGAACCGCATTCCTTATGTGGATGGGCGAGCAGATTACTGATAAAGGCATTGGTAATGGCGTATCAATAGTAATTTTTGCCGGTATTGTTGCATATCTGCCGAGCCAGGTGTTTACAACGTTGGAAGTCGCCATCACGAATAAGTCCTGGGGCTCACTGATTGTGCTTGCTTTACTCTTTGTCGGCACTGTGGCGTTTATGATTGCGTTCACACAGGCGCAGCGCAAGATACCGATCCAGCATGTCAAGCGTGTTGTGGGCAACAAGATGTATGGCGGTCAATCAAGCTTCCTTCCATTGAAGGTAAACTCGGCCGGGGTTATCCCTATTATATTTGCCGTGTCTATCCAGTATTTCCCGCTGACGGTGGTAAATATCTTTACGCATGGCGATCCTCAGACCAGGTTTGGTGAGATTGCTCAGAGCTTTGCTCACAGCATCGCTCCGGGCGCTACCTGGTGGGGTTCGTTGTTCTATGCTCTTATGATTATTGGCTTTACTTACTTCTACACTGCCGTTACGTTCAATGTAAAGGATGTTTCGGATAATCTCAAGAAGTGGGGAAGTTTTATTCCAGGCATAAGACCCGGAAAGCCGACGCAGGATTATCTCGATAAGATCATGACAAGGATTACTCTTTCCGGCGCGATCTTCCTTGCAATAGTCGCATTGTTGCAGTATTATGTTCCGTCTATCACAGGTATCCAGACTTTCAGTCTGGTTGGCGGCACGTCACTGCTGATCGTTGTCGGTGTCGCGCTTGAGACTATGCAAGCCATTGAGAGTCATCTGCTTATGAGACACTACGAAGGCTTCATAAAATAG
- a CDS encoding adenylate kinase yields the protein MFGPPGSGKGTQASILKEKYGAAHISTGDILREAVANKTEVGLKAKGYMDKGELVPDEVVIAIAKDKLASVGEKGFLLDGFPRTIAQAEALDNALVEIGKPLDAVVNLQVDDEELVKRLSGRRVCPGCGEPYHVDSKAPKVEGKCDKCGGDLIHRADDQAEAIRNRLKVYNSQTAPVLGYYSEKAILKNIDAVGDISAIQTRIAEALGA from the coding sequence TTGTTTGGACCTCCCGGGTCCGGTAAGGGCACGCAGGCGAGTATACTGAAAGAAAAATACGGCGCGGCTCACATCTCAACTGGAGACATACTGCGCGAGGCAGTTGCCAATAAGACCGAGGTCGGCTTGAAAGCCAAGGGCTATATGGACAAAGGCGAGCTTGTGCCGGATGAAGTAGTGATTGCAATCGCAAAAGACAAGCTTGCATCTGTCGGCGAGAAGGGTTTTCTTCTTGACGGCTTTCCGCGCACTATAGCGCAGGCCGAGGCCCTGGACAATGCGCTTGTTGAAATAGGCAAGCCGCTTGATGCTGTGGTCAATCTGCAGGTTGACGACGAGGAACTTGTGAAGCGGCTTTCGGGCAGAAGAGTATGCCCGGGCTGCGGCGAGCCTTATCACGTTGACAGCAAGGCCCCAAAGGTTGAGGGTAAGTGCGATAAGTGCGGCGGCGATCTTATCCACAGAGCCGATGATCAGGCAGAAGCGATAAGAAACAGATTAAAAGTTTATAATAGCCAGACGGCGCCCGTGCTGGGGTATTACAGCGAAAAGGCAATACTGAAGAACATAGACGCTGTTGGTGATATTTCTGCCATTCAAACACGAATTGCAGAGGCACTAGGTGCGTAA
- the map gene encoding type I methionyl aminopeptidase encodes MITKKTPAQIEKMRAAGAVVARCLKEISESIVPGKTTTMDIDRMSEELIKKYHAKSSFKNYRGYPNTVCVAVNEEVVHGIPSDRALLPGDIVGIDLGAIVDGWHGDSAITVAVGGKGSEEAMRLLRITREALYTGIEAARVGNRLSDIGHAIQSYVEKNGYSVVRDLVGHGIGRSMHEDPHVPNYGRPGKGVRLEEGMTLAIEPMVNVGTYEVETLGDSWTVVTADNSLSAHFEHTVAIRRDGPDILTVIPAEEALTTNG; translated from the coding sequence ATGATTACTAAAAAGACACCAGCTCAGATTGAAAAAATGCGCGCTGCCGGAGCTGTGGTGGCACGGTGTCTGAAAGAAATTTCTGAAAGTATTGTTCCCGGCAAGACCACAACTATGGATATCGACAGAATGTCCGAAGAGCTGATTAAGAAGTATCACGCAAAAAGCTCTTTCAAGAATTACAGGGGATATCCGAATACGGTCTGTGTCGCGGTAAATGAAGAAGTTGTTCATGGAATTCCGAGTGACAGGGCGCTATTGCCGGGCGATATTGTGGGTATAGACCTTGGAGCGATAGTTGACGGTTGGCATGGTGATTCCGCGATAACAGTTGCGGTAGGCGGTAAGGGTTCCGAAGAGGCGATGCGTCTGCTGAGGATTACTCGAGAGGCGCTGTATACTGGGATCGAGGCTGCCAGGGTTGGAAACAGGTTGTCTGATATCGGCCATGCGATTCAATCATACGTTGAGAAGAATGGCTATTCGGTTGTGCGTGATCTGGTCGGTCATGGGATCGGACGGAGTATGCATGAGGACCCGCATGTTCCAAATTACGGCAGGCCGGGTAAGGGCGTAAGACTTGAAGAGGGAATGACTCTGGCTATAGAGCCTATGGTAAATGTCGGCACATATGAAGTCGAGACTCTTGGTGACAGCTGGACGGTTGTGACTGCGGATAATTCTTTGTCTGCCCATTTTGAGCATACAGTGGCGATAAGGCGTGACGGACCCGACATCCTGACCGTGATACCGGCTGAGGAGGCGTTAACCACAAATGGCTAA
- the infA gene encoding translation initiation factor IF-1: protein MAKEKAIEVEGKVSESLPNAMFRVELPNGHTVLAHVSGKIRMHFIKILPGDRVLLELSPYDLSRGRIIYRYK, encoded by the coding sequence ATGGCTAAAGAAAAAGCCATCGAAGTCGAGGGGAAGGTGAGTGAATCACTTCCCAACGCAATGTTTCGTGTAGAACTCCCGAATGGGCATACGGTGCTTGCGCATGTTTCGGGTAAGATCAGAATGCACTTTATCAAGATCTTACCGGGTGATCGTGTGCTGTTGGAGCTTAGCCCGTATGACCTGTCGCGGGGGAGAATTATATATCGATACAAGTAG
- the rpmJ gene encoding 50S ribosomal protein L36 produces the protein MKVRASVKPMCDKCKVIKRKGVIRVICKQYPKHKQRQG, from the coding sequence ATGAAAGTAAGAGCTTCTGTGAAGCCCATGTGTGACAAGTGCAAAGTGATCAAGCGGAAGGGTGTTATCCGCGTGATCTGCAAGCAGTATCCTAAGCATAAACAGCGACAAGGATAG
- the rpsM gene encoding 30S ribosomal protein S13: MARIAGVDLPREKKVEYALTYIYGIGLPSAQKIVEKAGVDPSTRMRDLTEGEISELRRVIEGEYTVEGDLRREFSMSIRRLMEIGSYRGLRHRRGLPVRGQRTKTNARMRKGPRRTVGVRRKK, from the coding sequence TTGGCGAGAATTGCAGGTGTAGACCTTCCCAGGGAAAAAAAAGTAGAATACGCGCTGACCTACATATATGGTATCGGTCTGCCCAGCGCTCAAAAGATAGTTGAGAAGGCGGGAGTCGATCCGAGTACAAGGATGCGTGACCTGACGGAAGGTGAAATCTCAGAACTGAGGCGTGTCATCGAAGGCGAATACACCGTGGAAGGCGATCTGCGGCGTGAGTTTTCGATGAGCATAAGGCGTCTTATGGAAATCGGCTCCTACAGGGGTCTTAGGCATCGCCGCGGACTGCCTGTGCGCGGTCAGCGAACGAAGACCAATGCGCGAATGCGCAAGGGTCCCAGAAGAACTGTCGGCGTGCGCCGCAAGAAGTAG
- the rpsK gene encoding 30S ribosomal protein S11, which produces MVRKAATTVRTKAKEKKNIVQGIAHIKSTFNNTIVSITDATGAVVAWSSAGQVGFKGTKKSTPFAAQLAAEAAARKAMEHGMKRVDVFVKGPGSGRETAIRSLQTVGLEVSMIKDCTPIPHNGCRPPKRRRV; this is translated from the coding sequence TTGGTTAGAAAAGCAGCAACGACTGTGCGTACAAAAGCCAAGGAAAAGAAAAATATCGTCCAGGGCATAGCGCACATCAAGAGCACGTTTAATAATACTATCGTTTCTATAACCGACGCGACAGGCGCCGTAGTTGCATGGTCGAGCGCAGGTCAGGTCGGTTTCAAGGGGACAAAGAAGAGCACGCCGTTTGCGGCGCAGCTTGCAGCCGAGGCGGCTGCGCGCAAGGCCATGGAGCATGGAATGAAGCGCGTGGATGTGTTTGTCAAGGGTCCGGGTTCCGGTCGGGAGACCGCGATAAGGTCGCTTCAGACGGTGGGGTTAGAGGTCAGTATGATAAAGGACTGCACCCCGATTCCTCACAATGGCTGCCGTCCGCCTAAGAGACGAAGAGTATAA
- the rpsD gene encoding 30S ribosomal protein S4 encodes MASEGNAVCRLCRREGVKLYLKGDKCYSRKCPVEKRAYPPGQHGQGGMRRKLSDYGVQLREKQKMRRVYGIREGQFRIYVKEATRRTGVTGENLLQLLEMRLDNVVYRLGLATSRAQARQFVNHGHIQVNGKRVDIPSYQVRPNDTVEVVEGARKIPPLVGAIEASGGRALPTWLQFDANQFRGNIVSAPTRDEIDTDVQESLIVEFYSR; translated from the coding sequence ATGGCATCGGAAGGAAACGCCGTCTGCAGGTTATGCAGGCGCGAAGGCGTAAAGCTCTATCTCAAGGGCGATAAATGCTATTCCCGCAAGTGCCCTGTTGAGAAGAGGGCATACCCGCCCGGTCAGCATGGCCAGGGTGGAATGCGGCGCAAATTGTCTGATTACGGCGTCCAGCTTCGCGAGAAGCAGAAGATGCGCCGTGTATATGGCATAAGAGAAGGCCAGTTCAGAATATATGTCAAAGAGGCAACGCGGCGAACAGGCGTAACGGGTGAAAACCTGCTTCAGCTTTTGGAGATGCGTCTGGACAACGTGGTCTATCGATTGGGACTTGCGACATCAAGGGCGCAGGCTCGCCAGTTCGTCAATCATGGCCACATTCAGGTCAATGGGAAGCGCGTGGACATCCCATCATATCAGGTCCGTCCAAATGATACTGTTGAAGTAGTCGAGGGCGCGAGGAAGATTCCTCCGCTTGTCGGTGCAATCGAGGCTTCGGGCGGACGGGCACTGCCCACCTGGCTCCAGTTCGATGCGAATCAATTCAGGGGCAACATTGTGTCGGCGCCCACGCGGGATGAGATCGACACAGATGTGCAAGAATCGCTAATAGTCGAGTTCTATTCGAGATAA
- the rplQ gene encoding 50S ribosomal protein L17: MRHRVAGRKLGLPTDQRMALLHGLVRSLIMYEKIETTEPRAKEARVIAEKLITLAKQNTVHARREARKVLPTANMPKGMLSAHGKAQKEMRAEMVANDAVKHLFDVIAPKFADKQSGYTRMTKIGLRRGDAASVVKLELAVD, translated from the coding sequence ATGCGACATCGTGTTGCCGGCAGAAAATTAGGTCTGCCAACCGACCAGAGGATGGCTCTTCTGCACGGTCTGGTAAGATCATTGATAATGTATGAAAAGATAGAGACCACCGAACCCCGCGCAAAAGAAGCTCGGGTGATTGCCGAAAAGCTGATAACACTGGCTAAGCAGAATACTGTTCATGCCAGGAGGGAGGCTCGCAAGGTCCTACCGACAGCAAACATGCCCAAGGGTATGCTCAGCGCTCATGGCAAGGCTCAGAAAGAGATGCGCGCAGAGATGGTCGCAAATGATGCCGTAAAGCATCTTTTCGACGTAATTGCCCCGAAGTTCGCGGACAAGCAGAGCGGTTATACCCGGATGACAAAGATCGGGCTACGCCGTGGTGATGCAGCTTCGGTAGTGAAGCTGGAGCTTGCGGTAGACTAG
- the truA gene encoding tRNA pseudouridine(38-40) synthase TruA, which translates to MRNVKVVVEYDGTDYFGFQYQPGVPTIQGELERVLSTIVKRKVTVYGSGRTDAGVHAAGQVINFRIGDGIPTERICAAMNSLLPKDIAVLSAAEVEDDFHARYSAVSRLYRYDILCRSVRSALEGRFSWHVDRALDVDSMRVGAKCLVGVHDFSSFWCAKGADDCPIRDMISVEVSERGEHVIIEMRANAFLRSMVRVIVGTLVDVSLGKLAGSDVCDILEARDRRAAGKTAPPQGLCLVEVEY; encoded by the coding sequence GTGCGGAACGTCAAGGTCGTCGTGGAATACGACGGCACTGACTATTTCGGCTTTCAGTATCAGCCGGGCGTGCCGACGATTCAGGGAGAGCTCGAAAGAGTTCTCTCCACTATCGTGAAGCGAAAAGTGACTGTTTACGGTTCGGGGCGCACTGATGCAGGAGTGCATGCGGCGGGTCAGGTAATTAATTTCCGAATAGGCGATGGCATTCCGACTGAGCGGATATGTGCGGCGATGAACTCGCTGCTTCCAAAAGACATAGCCGTTCTTTCGGCAGCCGAAGTGGAAGATGATTTCCACGCACGATATTCGGCAGTCTCCAGGCTGTATAGATATGATATACTTTGCCGGAGTGTACGAAGCGCGCTTGAGGGACGTTTCAGTTGGCATGTAGACAGGGCTCTGGATGTAGATTCGATGAGGGTAGGGGCTAAGTGCCTCGTGGGTGTCCACGATTTCTCATCGTTCTGGTGCGCGAAGGGGGCTGACGATTGCCCGATTCGCGATATGATCTCGGTAGAGGTTAGTGAGCGCGGCGAACATGTGATTATCGAGATGCGTGCAAATGCGTTTTTGCGCTCGATGGTCAGAGTGATAGTCGGAACGCTGGTTGATGTGAGCCTTGGCAAGCTAGCCGGCTCGGACGTGTGTGATATTCTAGAGGCAAGGGACCGCAGGGCGGCGGGCAAGACAGCTCCGCCACAAGGTCTTTGCCTTGTGGAAGTTGAATACTAA
- the rplM gene encoding 50S ribosomal protein L13, protein MGTYFAKREDTTRKWFVIDGAGMPLGRVAVEAAKILRGKHKPTFTPHMDCGDHVIVINAAKLVLTGTNKGDELIYRHSGFPGGIKSVSRAKMMEQTPEKAVMRAVKGMLPHNKLGDAILKKLRVYSGADHTQEAQKPEEFKF, encoded by the coding sequence ATGGGTACTTATTTTGCTAAACGCGAAGATACGACACGAAAGTGGTTTGTGATTGATGGCGCGGGCATGCCGCTCGGAAGAGTGGCTGTCGAGGCTGCAAAGATTCTCAGGGGAAAGCACAAACCGACATTTACTCCACATATGGATTGTGGTGACCATGTAATAGTCATCAATGCCGCGAAGCTTGTTCTTACAGGAACCAACAAGGGTGATGAGCTTATTTACAGGCATTCCGGGTTTCCGGGCGGGATCAAGAGTGTATCACGTGCCAAGATGATGGAGCAGACTCCCGAGAAAGCAGTTATGCGCGCAGTGAAGGGCATGCTCCCGCACAACAAACTGGGTGATGCGATCTTGAAAAAGCTCAGAGTCTATTCAGGGGCGGATCACACTCAGGAAGCTCAGAAGCCTGAGGAATTTAAATTCTAG
- the rpsI gene encoding 30S ribosomal protein S9: MEQTARYYGTGHRKNATARVWLVPGDGNVTINGRTMAEYVGRKALELLIMQPFEAVDSMGKFDVIAKCTGGGISGQAGAVRHGISKALLEAGDDMRTPLRRQGFLTRDPRVKERKKYGRKRARRGFQFSKR, encoded by the coding sequence TTGGAACAGACCGCAAGATATTACGGTACGGGTCATAGAAAGAACGCCACAGCGCGTGTGTGGCTCGTTCCGGGTGATGGAAACGTCACAATTAACGGTCGGACGATGGCCGAATACGTCGGACGCAAGGCTCTCGAACTGCTTATTATGCAGCCGTTCGAAGCAGTCGATTCGATGGGCAAGTTCGATGTTATAGCCAAGTGCACAGGTGGAGGCATATCCGGCCAGGCTGGAGCTGTGCGCCATGGCATCAGCAAGGCTCTGCTGGAAGCAGGCGATGATATGCGCACTCCGCTTCGCCGCCAGGGCTTCTTGACAAGAGACCCGAGAGTTAAAGAGCGAAAGAAATACGGACGCAAGAGAGCAAGAAGAGGGTTCCAGTTCAGCAAGCGCTGA
- a CDS encoding S8 family peptidase, translating to MATRPIVIFPEATPAARNKKGGGQAKVHCPGFTRQSERILPQLDVLEHQIEARKVQASPDMPTAEPEMVLVIETIGSISDFMRAVDKVEGLEWLAEWDEYDIAADEDFYIEEHPENPLSGRLYLVMSNHAGVSQLTSLWRRYSENPEHPEFERGYTKWRDLFRQLRNVRPWGPIDRLYETGLKEEFDGRVKAGEESVVAEVEIWFVRDEAKRSAAEAALRILVGAEGGEIIQSTCIPEIRYHALSARLPITSVEKLFTHEAELIKCEQVMYFRPHGQLTVGVPDDMPVSDDSVERETEKSTGDPVVALLDGLPLEHHKCLENRLIIDDPEAWAAEYPASERVHGTAMASLILHGDLAAMEQPLPRPVYVRPILRPYGPDWLQSSRQECLPEGMLAVDLIHRAVKRLFDGEAGEQPVAPSVRIVNLSIGDRSRLFDRTMSPLARLLDWLAWKYRVLFMVSAGNHPETVVIDCNGGDIDTIIKDKEFLRKSVVSAVARAVLTRRLMSPSESVNSLTVAAHHYDFLARTPLGNSIDPLDHTSLPSPVNAQGPGFRRFVKPDLLFAGGRQHYSRDSIGAKGNIELRPIFLSNHFGQEVASTSSTPGQINAVRFMCGTSNATALASRSAAMIYDMLNHLKGSPGGDRLTNAYESILLKALLVHSATWQTVTELTELDVDTVMRLIGYGIAEPDRVMACTDQRITLLGWGNINKDEGHNYKLPLPASLNGVKCWRRLTITLAWFTPVNCAHQAYRQAHVWFKPYQGSDRQGDCAKALQVSRCGVDWQAALRGTLQHEVFEGDSASVFSSQSDVQIHVSCSEDAGRLTETVPYGLAVTLEVAPETKLPLYEDIVARIRPVVRIAPGLDAME from the coding sequence ATGGCCACTCGTCCCATTGTCATTTTTCCAGAAGCAACACCGGCTGCACGCAACAAGAAAGGTGGTGGCCAGGCCAAGGTTCATTGTCCTGGATTTACCAGGCAGAGTGAAAGAATCCTGCCGCAGTTGGACGTTCTTGAGCACCAGATTGAAGCACGCAAAGTCCAAGCATCTCCGGACATGCCAACGGCTGAGCCAGAGATGGTACTGGTCATAGAGACTATCGGTTCCATCAGCGACTTCATGCGTGCGGTAGACAAAGTAGAAGGGCTTGAGTGGCTTGCCGAATGGGACGAGTATGATATCGCTGCTGACGAAGATTTCTACATAGAAGAGCATCCAGAGAATCCGCTGAGCGGAAGACTGTATCTCGTGATGTCAAATCATGCCGGAGTCTCTCAACTGACGTCGCTATGGCGGCGATACTCTGAGAATCCCGAACACCCTGAGTTTGAGCGCGGCTATACCAAATGGAGAGACCTGTTCCGGCAGCTTCGCAATGTGCGACCGTGGGGTCCTATCGACCGCTTATATGAGACAGGGCTGAAAGAGGAATTTGACGGGCGCGTCAAGGCAGGAGAGGAATCCGTAGTCGCTGAGGTCGAGATATGGTTTGTACGAGATGAGGCGAAGCGCTCGGCCGCCGAGGCAGCCTTGCGAATCTTGGTTGGTGCAGAAGGTGGCGAAATCATCCAGTCAACTTGTATCCCTGAGATCAGATACCATGCCCTCTCTGCGAGACTGCCAATCACAAGCGTCGAAAAGCTATTCACGCATGAGGCCGAACTGATCAAGTGTGAGCAAGTGATGTACTTCAGGCCGCACGGTCAGCTTACTGTAGGCGTGCCAGATGATATGCCCGTATCAGACGATTCGGTTGAGCGTGAAACAGAGAAATCCACTGGAGATCCGGTGGTGGCGCTTTTAGACGGACTACCCCTTGAACATCACAAATGTCTAGAAAACCGACTCATCATTGATGATCCAGAGGCTTGGGCTGCCGAGTATCCAGCAAGCGAGCGTGTCCATGGAACCGCTATGGCCTCGCTGATCCTGCACGGTGATCTCGCTGCTATGGAACAGCCATTGCCCAGACCTGTTTATGTTCGACCGATCCTCAGACCCTACGGACCTGATTGGCTCCAAAGCTCCAGGCAGGAGTGTCTTCCCGAAGGAATGCTTGCTGTCGATCTCATCCATCGAGCAGTGAAACGTCTCTTCGATGGCGAGGCAGGCGAGCAGCCCGTTGCGCCTTCCGTTCGAATCGTCAATCTGTCGATTGGTGACAGGTCGAGGCTGTTTGACAGGACGATGAGTCCTCTAGCCCGATTGCTGGACTGGCTGGCGTGGAAATACCGAGTTCTCTTTATGGTGAGTGCAGGCAACCATCCTGAGACTGTCGTCATAGACTGCAACGGCGGTGATATTGATACTATCATAAAGGACAAGGAGTTCCTGCGCAAGTCTGTAGTATCGGCGGTCGCAAGAGCCGTACTGACCCGCAGGCTGATGTCACCATCCGAGTCAGTCAACTCACTCACTGTCGCTGCACACCATTATGACTTTCTTGCTCGTACGCCACTGGGGAATTCCATCGATCCGTTGGATCACACGAGTTTGCCGAGCCCAGTGAATGCCCAAGGGCCAGGCTTTCGACGTTTCGTCAAGCCCGATCTTCTCTTTGCAGGAGGAAGACAACATTACTCACGCGATAGTATAGGTGCGAAAGGAAATATTGAGCTCAGACCTATCTTCTTATCCAATCATTTCGGGCAAGAGGTGGCTTCGACTTCATCAACTCCGGGTCAAATCAATGCTGTTAGGTTCATGTGTGGAACCAGCAACGCAACCGCGTTGGCGTCCCGATCCGCAGCTATGATCTACGATATGCTGAACCACCTAAAGGGCTCACCGGGAGGAGACAGGCTCACCAATGCTTATGAATCAATCCTGCTAAAGGCACTTCTGGTTCATTCCGCAACCTGGCAGACCGTTACAGAGTTGACGGAACTTGATGTGGACACCGTTATGCGACTGATCGGTTACGGCATCGCCGAACCGGACCGAGTCATGGCATGCACAGATCAGAGAATCACGTTGCTCGGCTGGGGTAATATAAACAAAGACGAGGGTCACAACTACAAGCTTCCTCTGCCTGCCAGCCTTAACGGTGTCAAGTGCTGGCGTCGTCTGACGATAACACTCGCTTGGTTTACGCCAGTCAACTGTGCCCATCAGGCATATCGACAAGCGCATGTGTGGTTCAAGCCTTATCAAGGTTCAGATAGGCAGGGAGACTGCGCAAAGGCTCTCCAAGTGTCCCGATGCGGCGTGGATTGGCAAGCTGCCCTGAGGGGAACACTCCAGCACGAAGTCTTTGAGGGAGACAGCGCTTCCGTGTTTTCAAGCCAAAGTGATGTTCAGATTCACGTGAGCTGCTCAGAAGACGCTGGGAGGCTGACTGAGACTGTGCCATACGGACTTGCCGTCACCCTCGAAGTCGCACCAGAGACCAAGTTGCCATTGTACGAAGACATCGTTGCTCGAATCAGACCCGTAGTGAGAATCGCTCCAGGCTTGGACGCAATGGAATAG
- a CDS encoding ATP-binding protein, with protein sequence MPTSWGLKPLEEYMARSDLLVNLVKAGSRGDQAQFRRTVEAIAAEERAKNHNVLAERLTELLSNGNGLNGIRGTHTADDQVQSLLSELIPRRSFQDLILPPEVVTCVDELVEEQQRCELLRSYNLEPRHRVLLVGPPGNGKTTLAEALAEALMVPLFVVRYEGVIGSYLGETALRLRKLFDFIRTRQCVLFLDEFDTIGKERGDVHETGEIKRVVSSLLLQVDDLPSHVVVVTATNHPELLDRAVWRRFQLRLSLPNPGVEQINEWLQRYQESLGQPFGVGLRELAKKLAGLSFAEVEDFGTDIARCRVLADPSGSVKRIVQDRLKQLWARYNLPESSTE encoded by the coding sequence TTGCCCACCAGTTGGGGCTTGAAACCGCTTGAGGAATATATGGCTCGATCTGATCTACTCGTAAATTTGGTCAAAGCTGGTTCACGTGGTGACCAAGCACAGTTTAGGCGCACTGTTGAGGCAATTGCTGCCGAAGAGCGTGCCAAGAATCATAACGTCTTGGCTGAACGCTTGACGGAACTACTTTCCAACGGAAACGGCCTTAACGGCATTCGAGGTACTCACACTGCCGATGACCAGGTACAGAGCCTGCTGAGCGAGCTGATCCCGCGTCGGTCATTCCAAGACCTTATACTTCCTCCTGAAGTGGTCACTTGTGTCGATGAGCTTGTTGAGGAGCAGCAGCGATGTGAACTGCTTCGTTCATACAACCTTGAGCCCAGACATCGAGTGTTGCTGGTTGGTCCGCCTGGCAATGGAAAGACAACTCTAGCCGAGGCACTGGCTGAAGCATTGATGGTGCCTCTGTTCGTTGTTCGTTATGAGGGCGTAATTGGTAGCTATCTGGGCGAAACCGCACTTCGATTGCGTAAACTCTTTGATTTTATTCGGACCAGGCAGTGCGTGTTGTTCCTGGATGAGTTCGATACGATTGGCAAGGAGCGTGGCGACGTACATGAAACCGGCGAAATCAAACGTGTTGTCAGTTCATTGCTTCTGCAGGTAGATGATTTACCCAGTCACGTTGTTGTTGTCACTGCAACGAATCATCCTGAACTGCTGGACCGCGCCGTCTGGAGACGATTTCAGTTGCGCCTCTCTCTGCCGAATCCAGGCGTCGAGCAGATCAACGAGTGGTTGCAGCGGTACCAAGAATCTTTGGGACAGCCGTTTGGGGTTGGCCTGCGTGAGCTTGCTAAAAAGCTGGCCGGTCTCAGCTTCGCAGAAGTCGAGGACTTTGGTACGGACATTGCCAGATGCCGTGTGTTGGCAGATCCCAGCGGCAGCGTGAAACGCATAGTGCAGGACCGCCTCAAGCAACTGTGGGCGCGATACAATCTTCCTGAATCGAGCACGGAGTAG